A genomic region of Friedmanniella luteola contains the following coding sequences:
- a CDS encoding DUF6297 family protein, with the protein MSTLDTTEALPPGGAPEPALTPASPRALKRLIRDWRRGRATKKLGEVFHDAYIALIGALMIGAMLVNVVIKAQRTVAQCDSASCLSARTVLPWAGFAAAVAVALAVSRLFGPVLASAAEGFWLLDAPISRTQLLRARLLGAVAAAFGLGAALGALVAALTGSPAPEVVAWAAATGLSAAAAVAFAAAQQGVERTRLTHLVGYLFGLVGVVALLLVVAVAAGWVQLGVSDDVGAELALVLGGFAVLVLATSYLLAQVRLKQIRRTRLLSGGALVSGISGAFFALDIGLARDIVVERRAVEKGHVKPQRGQGVGVQALTWREWQRLRRFPQPLVVLAATVVVPYAADALGMSVLTPVLAALALFGALIPTLGGLRVLTRTGGLARCLPFSLAQIKIASITVPAVLAAVWAVLTTAAHLGFGDGAVDRSIPEASLMSLATAAAGLLAAVRWTQAKGVDFSAPMVSTQAGAFPAGLMTNIFRGFDVAILVTAPMLLGFSPVWSLVIAGIAAAVLLNSMDAESVRARQAEQRKELEKQRKLRDAALTQSKQRKR; encoded by the coding sequence ATGAGCACCCTCGACACCACCGAGGCCCTGCCACCGGGCGGGGCCCCCGAGCCGGCGCTGACGCCGGCCTCCCCGCGCGCCCTCAAGCGGCTGATCCGCGACTGGCGGCGCGGTCGGGCCACCAAGAAGCTGGGCGAGGTGTTCCACGACGCCTACATCGCCCTGATCGGCGCGCTGATGATCGGCGCGATGCTGGTCAACGTCGTCATCAAGGCGCAGCGCACGGTCGCCCAGTGCGACTCCGCCTCCTGCCTCTCGGCGCGGACCGTGCTGCCCTGGGCGGGCTTCGCCGCGGCCGTGGCCGTGGCCCTGGCCGTGAGCCGGCTCTTCGGCCCGGTGCTGGCGTCGGCGGCCGAGGGCTTCTGGCTGCTCGACGCCCCGATCTCGCGCACGCAGCTGCTGCGTGCCCGGCTGCTGGGTGCGGTCGCCGCCGCCTTCGGCCTCGGTGCGGCGCTCGGGGCGCTCGTCGCCGCGCTGACCGGGTCGCCCGCACCCGAGGTGGTGGCCTGGGCCGCCGCCACCGGGCTCTCCGCCGCGGCCGCCGTCGCCTTCGCGGCCGCCCAGCAGGGCGTCGAGCGGACCCGGCTGACGCACCTGGTCGGCTACCTGTTCGGACTGGTCGGGGTGGTCGCGCTGCTGCTCGTCGTCGCCGTCGCCGCCGGCTGGGTGCAGCTGGGCGTCAGCGACGACGTGGGGGCCGAGCTGGCCCTGGTGCTCGGCGGTTTCGCGGTGCTGGTCCTGGCGACCAGCTACCTGCTGGCCCAGGTCCGGCTGAAGCAGATCCGGCGCACCCGGCTGCTCAGCGGCGGGGCGCTGGTCAGCGGGATCTCGGGCGCCTTCTTCGCCCTCGACATCGGCCTGGCCCGCGACATCGTCGTGGAGCGGCGGGCCGTCGAGAAGGGCCACGTGAAGCCCCAGCGCGGGCAGGGCGTCGGCGTCCAGGCCCTGACCTGGCGGGAGTGGCAGCGGCTGCGCCGCTTCCCCCAGCCGCTGGTGGTGCTGGCGGCCACCGTCGTCGTGCCCTACGCCGCGGACGCGCTGGGGATGAGCGTGCTGACCCCGGTCCTCGCCGCCCTGGCGCTCTTCGGGGCACTGATCCCCACCCTCGGCGGGCTGCGGGTGCTGACCCGCACGGGCGGCCTCGCCCGCTGCCTGCCCTTCTCGCTGGCGCAGATCAAGATCGCCTCGATCACGGTGCCGGCGGTGCTCGCCGCGGTCTGGGCCGTCCTGACCACCGCGGCCCACCTCGGCTTCGGCGACGGCGCGGTGGACCGCAGCATCCCCGAGGCGTCCCTGATGTCGCTCGCCACGGCCGCGGCGGGGCTCCTCGCCGCCGTGCGCTGGACGCAGGCCAAGGGCGTCGACTTCAGCGCACCGATGGTCTCGACCCAGGCCGGGGCGTTCCCGGCCGGGCTGATGACCAACATCTTCCGCGGCTTCGACGTGGCCATCCTGGTCACCGCGCCCATGCTGCTCGGGTTCTCCCCGGTCTGGTCGTTGGTGATCGCCGGCATCGCCGCCGCGGTGCTGCTCAACTCGATGGACGCGGAGTCGGTGCGGGCCCGGCAGGCCGAGCAGCGCAAGGAGCTGGAGAAGCAGCGCAAGCTCCGCGACGCGGCGCTGACGCAGAGCAAGCAGCGCAAGCGCTGA
- a CDS encoding ABC transporter ATP-binding protein — MAKRSAVLKVSGLRRAFGPVTIIDSFSLEVRAGEAIALTGRNGAGKSTLLRCLVGADRPDDGTVEVMGNPMSETSPQIRRDVATVIDDLDFFPDLSVVEHLDLLARAHGMTDPDALVDEVLEEVQLVPQSGQLPGTLSSGQRRRLALATAFVRPRKLLVLDEPEQRLDTEGVGWLAAKLKAERQQGLAIVFASHEPALVETVATRVVELGAPRG; from the coding sequence ATGGCCAAACGCAGCGCTGTCCTCAAGGTCTCCGGTCTCCGCCGGGCCTTCGGGCCGGTGACGATCATCGACTCCTTCTCCCTCGAGGTGCGCGCGGGTGAGGCCATCGCGCTGACCGGCCGCAACGGCGCCGGCAAGTCGACCCTGCTGCGGTGCCTCGTCGGCGCCGACCGGCCCGACGACGGCACCGTGGAGGTGATGGGGAACCCGATGTCGGAGACGTCCCCGCAGATCCGCCGCGACGTCGCCACCGTCATCGACGACCTGGACTTCTTCCCCGACCTCAGCGTCGTGGAGCACCTGGACCTGCTCGCCCGGGCGCACGGCATGACCGACCCCGACGCCCTCGTCGACGAGGTGCTGGAGGAGGTGCAGCTGGTGCCCCAGTCGGGACAGCTGCCGGGCACCCTGTCCTCCGGACAGCGCCGCCGGCTCGCGCTGGCCACCGCCTTCGTCCGGCCCCGGAAGCTGCTGGTCCTCGACGAGCCCGAGCAGCGCCTCGACACCGAGGGGGTCGGCTGGCTGGCCGCGAAGCTCAAGGCCGAGCGCCAGCAGGGTCTGGCCATCGTCTTCGCCAGCCACGAGCCGGCGCTGGTCGAGACCGTCGCGACCCGGGTGGTCGAGCTCGGGGCCCCGCGCGGATGA
- the sigK gene encoding ECF RNA polymerase sigma factor SigK translates to MEEPLAMNISVVPTGSGPDPSRPSTGPTGREADAAHLVELMARSARGHEDAFAELYDLTSARIYGTVLRVLRSADHAAEVTQEVFVEVWRQSARYAPEKGSVLGWMTTMAHRRAVDRVRSVTSEVARDERYAVAGADREVDHVWEGVEQKLDVERVRKGMASLTAIQREALTLAYFGGYTQSQVASLLKLPLGTVKTRIRDGLIGLRDALGVEA, encoded by the coding sequence ATGGAGGAACCGCTCGCGATGAACATCTCCGTCGTACCGACCGGATCGGGTCCCGACCCGTCCCGGCCGTCGACCGGCCCGACCGGGCGCGAGGCCGACGCCGCGCACCTGGTCGAGCTGATGGCCCGCTCGGCCCGCGGTCACGAGGACGCCTTCGCCGAGCTCTACGACCTGACGTCGGCCCGCATCTACGGGACCGTGCTGCGGGTCCTCCGCTCCGCCGACCACGCGGCCGAGGTGACCCAGGAGGTCTTCGTCGAGGTGTGGCGCCAGTCCGCGCGCTACGCTCCCGAGAAGGGCAGCGTGCTGGGCTGGATGACCACGATGGCCCACCGGCGCGCGGTCGACCGGGTCCGCTCGGTGACCAGCGAGGTGGCCCGCGACGAGCGCTACGCCGTCGCCGGAGCCGACCGCGAGGTCGACCACGTGTGGGAGGGCGTCGAGCAGAAGCTGGACGTCGAGCGCGTCCGCAAGGGGATGGCGAGCCTGACCGCGATCCAGCGGGAGGCGCTCACCCTGGCCTACTTCGGTGGCTACACCCAGAGCCAGGTGGCCTCGTTGTTGAAGCTGCCGCTGGGAACTGTGAAGACACGAATACGTGACGGCCTCATCGGCCTCCGTGACGCCCTGGGGGTAGAGGCATGA
- a CDS encoding anti-sigma factor: MSEIHGATGSYVLNALDASELEEFEAHLAVCPTCSREVVEFCETAAELSLLAATPPPPALKGSVLAAISGVRVLPPDVPAEDQTTTVDAVDETAPVVAAAPVDELALRRQRRITRVLSLAVAAALVVALGLGGWVVSLTQRETPVAASNLETELLNAPDVKGYSIPVAGGGQATFVASKSLNRALFSSGDLPALPADKTYQLWTLSGSLTEPGVIRADNLVSGGATAKSWLRGPVAESGALAISVEPAGGSAQPTDIRGGTNL; encoded by the coding sequence ATGAGCGAGATCCACGGAGCCACCGGCTCCTACGTGCTGAACGCGCTGGACGCCTCGGAGCTGGAGGAGTTCGAGGCGCACCTGGCGGTCTGCCCCACCTGCAGCCGGGAGGTCGTCGAGTTCTGCGAGACGGCGGCCGAGCTGTCGCTGCTGGCGGCGACCCCGCCACCGCCCGCCCTCAAGGGGTCGGTGCTGGCGGCGATCAGCGGGGTCCGGGTGCTGCCACCCGACGTCCCCGCCGAGGACCAGACCACGACGGTCGACGCGGTCGACGAGACCGCGCCGGTGGTCGCGGCCGCACCCGTCGACGAGCTGGCCCTGCGCCGGCAGCGCCGGATCACCCGGGTGCTGTCCCTCGCCGTCGCGGCGGCGCTGGTGGTCGCGCTGGGACTGGGCGGCTGGGTGGTCTCGCTGACCCAGCGCGAGACGCCGGTGGCGGCGTCGAACCTGGAGACCGAGCTGCTCAACGCGCCGGACGTGAAGGGCTACTCGATCCCGGTCGCCGGTGGCGGTCAGGCCACGTTCGTGGCGTCGAAGAGCCTCAACCGGGCGCTGTTCTCCAGCGGCGACCTGCCCGCCCTGCCGGCGGACAAGACCTACCAGCTGTGGACGCTGTCCGGTTCGCTGACCGAGCCGGGCGTCATCCGGGCGGACAACCTGGTCAGCGGCGGGGCCACGGCCAAGTCCTGGCTGCGGGGGCCGGTCGCGGAGTCGGGTGCCCTGGCCATCAGCGTCGAGCCGGCCGGGGGCTCCGCGCAGCCGACCGACATCCGGGGCGGCACGAACCTCTGA
- a CDS encoding demethylmenaquinone methyltransferase, with protein MENARATLEKRRADVAAMFDRVAARYDLLNDVLSLGQDRAWRRRVVEAVGPQPGDKVLDLAAGTGTSSEPFDHAGATVVPTDLSLGMLQVGKRRRPALGFVAGDALALPYADGAFDAVTISFGLRNVEDTLGALRELRRVTRTGGTLVVCEFSTPTWGPFRAVYSDYLVAALPRIATALSSNPAAYRYLAESIQAWPDQAALAALLQQAGWQQVEWRDLSGGVVALHRARA; from the coding sequence GTGGAGAACGCACGAGCGACGCTCGAGAAGCGCCGGGCCGACGTCGCGGCGATGTTCGACCGGGTCGCGGCCCGGTACGACCTGCTGAACGACGTGCTGTCGCTCGGCCAGGACCGGGCCTGGCGTCGGCGGGTGGTCGAGGCGGTGGGGCCCCAGCCAGGCGACAAGGTCCTCGACCTCGCGGCCGGGACCGGCACCTCCAGCGAGCCGTTCGACCACGCCGGCGCCACCGTCGTGCCCACCGACCTCTCCCTGGGGATGCTGCAGGTCGGCAAGCGTCGACGCCCGGCGCTCGGCTTCGTGGCCGGCGACGCCCTCGCCCTGCCCTACGCCGACGGCGCCTTCGACGCGGTCACCATCTCGTTCGGGCTGCGCAACGTCGAGGACACCCTCGGCGCGCTGCGCGAGCTGCGCCGCGTCACCCGGACCGGCGGCACCCTCGTGGTCTGCGAGTTCTCCACCCCCACCTGGGGCCCCTTCCGCGCCGTCTACTCCGACTACCTGGTGGCCGCGCTCCCCCGGATCGCCACGGCGCTGTCCTCCAACCCGGCCGCCTACCGCTACCTGGCCGAGTCCATCCAGGCCTGGCCCGACCAGGCGGCGCTCGCCGCGCTCCTGCAGCAGGCGGGCTGGCAGCAGGTGGAGTGGCGCGACCTGAGCGGCGGCGTCGTCGCCCTGCACCGGGCCCGGGCATGA
- a CDS encoding TM0106 family RecB-like putative nuclease has protein sequence MIEVRSEAAPGPRTRTLLLGASAARSCPVKTHNAFDATVPAPPDGPAELPARVQAARTFEAQQLEALIEAVPGLVVDLRLLDLDAAAQACRQALEVGAQVVVGGPLPVDAAGHRLGRPDLLIRGADAPDGRPTYHPGVVKAHKVLLPAKRRPPAEDSAGSPAEDAEPLGPAVRWSPLASPRPLDLQPWDGVGPRLGSREGDFLQLAHYHRMLEAAGYAGTGALGAVLGTDTLRDGPVLAWVDLAAPVVRTFSRSAEQGWRLRSLLERYDHELGLRVDVARTAARRTGDPATDPEPLVRPVVQRECQTCRWWPHCRAELPDDEISLRVDKGALDVREVLALRRRGVRTVPQLATADLDALLPGYLPEVSHRTGTENRLRVASRRARMLHAGVSFDRETSGPILVPAAALEVDLDIESAADGRIYLWGFLLHDTTSPEPPRYVAFSRFTALDDEAEATLADEAFHWLRGLVEGSRGVRVYHYSAYEPSAIKALAAREPGHAALAWAAGYADELVDLYDVVKAHFFGAGGLGLKPIAQHAGFRWRDEDPGGLNSQAWFADAVSGPDDRVREQARVRVLEYNEDDVRATAALRAWLRSR, from the coding sequence ATGATCGAGGTGCGGTCCGAGGCCGCGCCCGGCCCGCGGACCCGCACCCTGCTGCTCGGCGCGTCGGCGGCCCGCAGCTGCCCGGTCAAGACCCACAACGCCTTCGACGCCACGGTCCCCGCCCCGCCCGACGGGCCGGCCGAGCTGCCCGCCCGGGTGCAGGCCGCGCGGACCTTCGAGGCCCAGCAGCTCGAGGCGCTCATCGAGGCCGTGCCCGGCCTGGTGGTCGACCTCCGGCTGCTCGACCTCGACGCCGCGGCGCAGGCCTGCCGGCAGGCCCTGGAGGTGGGCGCCCAGGTGGTCGTCGGCGGCCCGCTGCCGGTCGACGCCGCCGGCCACCGGCTGGGCCGGCCGGACCTGCTGATCCGCGGCGCCGACGCCCCGGACGGCCGCCCGACCTACCACCCCGGCGTCGTCAAGGCGCACAAGGTGCTGCTGCCCGCCAAGCGGCGGCCACCGGCCGAGGACAGCGCGGGGTCCCCGGCGGAGGACGCCGAGCCGCTGGGACCGGCCGTGCGCTGGTCGCCGCTGGCGTCACCGCGGCCGCTGGACCTCCAGCCCTGGGACGGGGTCGGTCCCCGGCTCGGCAGCCGCGAGGGCGACTTCCTGCAGCTGGCGCACTACCACCGGATGCTGGAGGCGGCGGGCTACGCCGGGACCGGGGCGCTGGGGGCGGTGCTCGGCACCGACACCCTCCGCGACGGCCCCGTGCTCGCCTGGGTCGACCTCGCGGCGCCGGTCGTCCGCACCTTCTCCCGCAGCGCCGAGCAGGGCTGGCGGCTGCGCAGCCTGCTGGAGCGCTACGACCACGAGCTGGGCCTGCGGGTCGACGTCGCCCGCACCGCGGCCCGGCGCACCGGCGACCCCGCCACCGACCCCGAACCGCTGGTCCGGCCGGTCGTGCAGCGGGAGTGCCAGACCTGCCGCTGGTGGCCGCACTGCCGTGCCGAGCTGCCCGACGACGAGATCAGCCTGCGCGTCGACAAGGGTGCGCTGGACGTCCGCGAGGTGCTGGCCCTGCGCCGCCGCGGCGTCCGCACCGTCCCGCAGCTGGCCACCGCCGACCTGGACGCCCTGCTGCCCGGCTACCTGCCCGAGGTCAGCCACCGCACCGGCACCGAGAACCGCCTGCGGGTCGCCTCCCGCCGCGCCCGGATGCTCCACGCCGGCGTCTCCTTCGACCGCGAGACCAGCGGACCCATCCTGGTGCCCGCCGCGGCGCTGGAGGTCGACCTGGACATCGAGAGCGCCGCCGACGGCCGGATCTACCTGTGGGGCTTCCTGCTGCACGACACGACGAGCCCGGAGCCCCCGCGCTACGTCGCGTTCAGCCGGTTCACCGCGCTCGACGACGAGGCCGAGGCCACCCTGGCCGACGAGGCCTTCCACTGGCTCCGCGGCCTGGTCGAGGGCTCGCGCGGCGTCCGCGTCTACCACTACAGCGCCTACGAGCCCTCCGCCATCAAGGCGCTCGCGGCCCGCGAGCCCGGGCACGCGGCGCTGGCCTGGGCGGCCGGCTACGCCGACGAGCTGGTCGACCTCTACGACGTGGTGAAGGCCCACTTCTTCGGGGCCGGCGGTCTCGGCCTGAAACCCATCGCCCAGCACGCCGGCTTCCGCTGGCGCGACGAGGACCCGGGCGGGCTCAACTCCCAGGCGTGGTTCGCCGACGCCGTGAGCGGACCCGACGACCGCGTCCGCGAGCAGGCCCGCGTCCGGGTGCTGGAGTACAACGAGGACGACGTCCGGGCGACCGCCGCGCTCAGAGCGTGGCTGCGATCGCGGTGA
- the menD gene encoding 2-succinyl-5-enolpyruvyl-6-hydroxy-3-cyclohexene-1-carboxylic-acid synthase has protein sequence MAEATRLARVLVEGLLTAGVRDVVLAPGSRSAPLAYELFEADRIGLLTLHVRIDERSAGFLAVGLAKGSGLPVGVVTTSGTAVANLHPAVLEAFHAHLPLVLLTADRPPSMTHTGANQTTDQTHLFGRHVRAFGAVSDAPVGPDGGDVAGWRFELVRLLTAATGLRTRLPGPVHLDVAFTEPLVPGPVAALPTGPAVGVSAARGAQPLVLPAGPQTVLVAGDLPPAAGRAVAELAAAARVPLLAEPSSNARRGPAALGTYRLLLGSSLAEDVERVVVLGRPTLSRPVSRLLARTDVELVVVSAHADWPDPGRTASAVVDAVEFGRPSTGSGSGGTGPGGGAAGDWLRAWQEADVRARAALEELLAAQTTLTGPALAAALWSALGGADALVVGSSNPVRDLDLAPVVDDPAAVYANRGLAGIDGTVSTAVGVALTRDRPTHALMGDLTLLHDAGGLVIGPSEPRPDLRVVVANDDGGSIFATLEQGRPEHQAAFERIFGTPHGSSFEALAAVSGARYQRVQDAAALVAVLDEPPVGLELVEAVVDRTQRRTLSTAVTAIAATL, from the coding sequence GTGGCTGAGGCCACCCGGCTGGCCCGGGTCCTGGTCGAGGGTCTGCTGACCGCCGGGGTGCGCGACGTCGTGCTCGCCCCCGGCTCGCGCAGCGCCCCGCTGGCCTACGAGCTGTTCGAGGCCGACCGGATCGGCCTGCTCACCCTGCACGTCCGCATCGACGAGCGCAGCGCCGGCTTCCTGGCCGTCGGCCTGGCCAAGGGCTCCGGCCTGCCCGTCGGCGTCGTCACCACCTCGGGCACGGCGGTGGCCAACCTGCACCCCGCCGTCCTCGAGGCCTTCCACGCGCACCTGCCGCTGGTGCTCCTGACGGCCGACCGGCCGCCGTCGATGACCCACACCGGCGCCAACCAGACCACCGACCAGACGCACCTGTTCGGCCGGCACGTCCGCGCGTTCGGCGCGGTCTCGGACGCCCCGGTGGGTCCCGACGGCGGGGACGTGGCCGGCTGGCGCTTCGAGCTGGTCCGGCTGCTCACCGCGGCGACCGGACTGCGCACCCGGCTGCCCGGCCCGGTGCACCTCGACGTCGCGTTCACCGAGCCGCTGGTCCCCGGGCCGGTCGCGGCGCTGCCCACCGGACCGGCGGTGGGCGTCAGCGCCGCCCGGGGCGCCCAGCCGCTGGTGCTGCCCGCCGGACCGCAGACGGTGCTGGTGGCGGGTGACCTGCCGCCCGCCGCTGGACGGGCGGTGGCCGAGCTGGCCGCCGCCGCGCGCGTGCCGCTGCTCGCCGAGCCGTCCAGCAACGCCCGCCGCGGGCCCGCGGCGCTGGGCACCTACCGGCTGCTGCTCGGCTCGTCGCTCGCCGAGGACGTCGAGCGGGTCGTCGTGCTCGGCCGGCCGACCCTGTCGCGGCCCGTCAGCCGGCTGCTGGCCCGCACCGACGTCGAGCTCGTCGTCGTCTCCGCGCACGCCGACTGGCCCGACCCCGGCCGGACCGCCTCCGCCGTCGTCGACGCCGTCGAGTTCGGGCGCCCTTCGACAGGCTCAGGGAGCGGGGGGACGGGCCCGGGGGGCGGGGCGGCGGGCGACTGGCTGCGCGCGTGGCAGGAGGCCGACGTCCGGGCCCGGGCGGCGCTGGAGGAGCTGCTGGCGGCCCAGACGACGCTGACCGGGCCCGCCCTGGCCGCCGCGCTCTGGTCCGCGCTGGGCGGGGCCGACGCGCTGGTGGTCGGCTCGTCCAACCCGGTCCGCGACCTCGACCTGGCCCCGGTCGTCGACGACCCGGCCGCGGTCTACGCGAACCGGGGGCTGGCGGGCATCGACGGCACGGTGTCCACCGCCGTCGGGGTCGCCCTGACCCGCGACCGGCCGACGCACGCCCTGATGGGCGACCTGACCCTGCTGCACGACGCCGGCGGCCTGGTCATCGGACCGTCCGAGCCCCGGCCCGACCTGCGGGTGGTCGTGGCCAACGACGACGGCGGCAGCATCTTCGCCACCCTGGAGCAGGGCCGGCCCGAGCACCAGGCGGCCTTCGAGCGGATCTTCGGGACGCCGCACGGCTCCTCCTTCGAGGCGCTGGCCGCCGTCTCGGGCGCCCGCTACCAGCGGGTCCAGGACGCGGCCGCGCTGGTGGCGGTGCTCGACGAGCCGCCGGTGGGACTGGAGCTGGTGGAGGCCGTCGTCGACCGGACGCAGCGACGGACGCTCAGCACGGCGGTCACCGCGATCGCAGCCACGCTCTGA
- a CDS encoding o-succinylbenzoate synthase: protein MPQPTTYALPLRVRFRGILERQGMVWRGPAGWAEWSPFLDYEGAELVPWLAAADEAAEQGWPAPLRDRVPVNSTIPAVGPESAHRLAVEAGCRTAKVKVAEPGQTVADDLDRVEAVRDALGPDGRVRVDANGGWSVDDAERNLRALARFGLEYAEQPCAGVEELADLRRRLARSGVDVLVAADESIRRATDPYRVRAMEAADVAVLKVQPLGGVRACLEVAERIGLPVVVSSALETSVGIRAGLALAAALPELPFACGLNTVRLLADDLVADPLVAEDGMLPVAALDLAPATLERHRAPAEVDAAWQARLAQTRALVAAGAGRG from the coding sequence GTGCCCCAGCCCACCACCTACGCGCTGCCGCTGCGCGTGCGCTTCCGCGGCATCCTCGAGCGGCAGGGGATGGTCTGGCGCGGCCCGGCGGGCTGGGCCGAGTGGAGCCCCTTCCTCGACTACGAGGGTGCCGAGCTGGTGCCCTGGCTGGCGGCCGCCGACGAGGCGGCCGAGCAGGGCTGGCCGGCCCCGCTGCGCGACCGGGTGCCCGTCAACAGCACGATCCCGGCCGTCGGGCCCGAGTCGGCGCACCGGCTGGCCGTCGAGGCCGGGTGCCGGACGGCCAAGGTGAAGGTCGCCGAGCCGGGCCAGACCGTGGCGGACGACCTGGACCGGGTGGAGGCCGTCCGGGACGCGCTGGGACCGGACGGGCGCGTCCGCGTCGACGCCAACGGCGGCTGGTCGGTCGACGACGCCGAGCGGAACCTCCGCGCGCTCGCCCGGTTCGGGCTGGAGTACGCCGAGCAGCCCTGCGCCGGGGTGGAGGAGCTGGCCGACCTGCGCCGCCGCCTCGCCCGCTCGGGCGTCGACGTGCTGGTCGCCGCCGACGAGTCGATCCGCCGCGCCACGGACCCGTACCGGGTGCGGGCGATGGAGGCCGCCGACGTGGCCGTGCTCAAGGTGCAGCCGCTCGGGGGGGTCCGGGCGTGCCTGGAGGTGGCGGAGCGGATCGGGCTGCCGGTCGTGGTCTCCAGCGCGCTGGAGACCTCCGTCGGCATCCGGGCCGGCCTCGCGCTCGCCGCGGCGCTGCCGGAGCTGCCCTTCGCCTGCGGTCTCAACACCGTGCGGCTGCTGGCCGACGACCTGGTCGCCGACCCGCTGGTCGCGGAGGACGGGATGCTGCCGGTCGCCGCCCTCGACCTCGCGCCGGCGACCCTCGAGCGGCACCGCGCGCCCGCGGAGGTCGACGCCGCCTGGCAGGCCCGGCTCGCGCAGACGCGGGCGCTCGTCGCGGCCGGAGCCGGCCGTGGCTGA
- a CDS encoding AMP-binding protein, translating to MQQEVRGPGSGGSRLRLVEAPDLPTALADALAGGRPVAPLPPAPLEQQQAREMLAADQPLEEGVAVVVSTSGSTGRPKGVLLSAAAVVASARATEERLGGPGDWALALPPHYVAGLMVLARAQLGGTRAHPAAGDLADLPAVVARMEGRRYLSVVPTQLARALPQPAVAGALAGFDAVLVGGGPLPPALAAAAGAAGVRVVTTYGMSETCGGCVYDGVPLAGVDVALAEDGRVSLGGPVLFAGYRGRPELTAEAVVDGRLRTADRARWLDGRLVVLGRVDDVVVSGGLNVDLAEVERRLRGWPGLAGSDVVVVGVPDPDWGTAVVAVVERADWSDADTAAVRAHLRDDLPAYATPRRVLGRGRLPRTSSGKIDRLRLVAGLSGSGHAGAPTTGDA from the coding sequence GTGCAGCAGGAGGTCCGCGGTCCGGGGTCCGGGGGCTCGCGGCTCCGGCTGGTCGAGGCCCCCGACCTGCCGACGGCGCTGGCCGACGCCCTCGCCGGCGGGCGCCCCGTCGCCCCGCTGCCGCCCGCCCCGCTCGAGCAGCAGCAGGCCCGGGAGATGCTCGCGGCCGACCAGCCGCTGGAGGAGGGCGTGGCCGTCGTCGTCTCGACCTCCGGCTCCACCGGCCGGCCCAAGGGCGTGCTGCTGTCCGCCGCGGCCGTGGTGGCGTCGGCGCGCGCCACGGAGGAGCGGCTGGGCGGTCCGGGCGACTGGGCGCTGGCCCTGCCCCCGCACTACGTGGCCGGCCTCATGGTCCTCGCCCGCGCCCAGCTGGGCGGGACCCGGGCCCACCCCGCCGCAGGCGACCTGGCCGACCTGCCCGCCGTCGTCGCCCGGATGGAGGGCCGCCGCTACCTCTCGGTGGTGCCGACCCAGCTGGCCCGGGCCCTGCCGCAGCCCGCCGTGGCCGGCGCGCTGGCCGGGTTCGACGCGGTGCTGGTGGGTGGCGGCCCGCTGCCGCCGGCCCTGGCGGCGGCGGCCGGGGCGGCCGGGGTCCGGGTGGTCACCACCTACGGGATGAGCGAGACCTGCGGCGGCTGCGTCTACGACGGGGTCCCGCTGGCGGGGGTCGACGTCGCGCTCGCCGAGGACGGCCGGGTCAGCCTGGGCGGGCCGGTGCTGTTCGCCGGCTACCGCGGCCGGCCCGAGCTGACCGCCGAGGCCGTCGTCGACGGGCGGCTGCGGACCGCCGACCGGGCCCGCTGGCTGGACGGCCGGCTGGTGGTCCTCGGCCGGGTGGACGACGTGGTGGTCAGCGGCGGCCTGAACGTGGACCTCGCGGAGGTCGAGCGGCGGCTGCGCGGCTGGCCCGGTCTGGCCGGCTCCGACGTCGTGGTGGTCGGCGTCCCCGACCCCGACTGGGGCACCGCCGTCGTCGCCGTCGTCGAGCGGGCGGACTGGTCCGACGCCGACACCGCGGCGGTCCGGGCCCACCTCCGCGACGACCTGCCGGCCTACGCCACCCCCCGTCGGGTCCTCGGACGGGGCCGGCTGCCCCGCACCAGCAGTGGGAAGATCGACCGGCTCCGGCTCGTCGCCGGGCTGAGCGGGTCCGGGCACGCCGGCGCCCCGACGACAGGAGACGCGTGA